The nucleotide sequence TTGATCTTCGGCGTGCGCCCGAATTCGCCCATCCACACCACCAGCGTGCTATCCAGCAGGCCGCGCTCGTCGAGATCCGTCAGCAGCGTCGGCAGAGTTCGATCGGTAAGCGGCAGATGAAACTGTTCGATGATGGGGAACATGCGCGTGTTGTTGAAACCGTGCGTATCCCAGCCGCCCGACTTGTTGCTTTGCCCGCCGATCGTGTTCGAGAAATAGACGTTGACGAACTTCACGCCCGACTCGACCAGCCGCCGAGCCAGCAGGCAGCTTTGGCCGTAGGTGGTGCGGCCGTAGCGCTCGCGCACGTCGTCCGGTTCGCTCGCCAGATCGAAGGCCTGACGCACACGCGACGAGTCGAGCATCGCCAGCGCTCGTTCGTAATAGGAGTCCAGCCCGCGGGCTTCGGCCGAGTAATCGAGCAAGTGCGACTGGCGATCGATCAATTGCTGGATTTCACGGCGGTCGTGCAATCGATCGACCGACAGATTCTTGGGCAAGCTGAGTTCCGGCAGGCGGAAGCTCTTGCGATTCGGATCCTCGGTGATCAGCAGTGGATCGTGCCCCTTGCCCAGGAAGCTGGCGTGCTGACCGGGCGTGATCTCACCGTCGCGCATCACGTACGGGTAAGCGACGAAGGAGGGCATCTCGTCGCCGCCAGGCAACAGGCGATCGACCACCGAGCCGTAAGCCGGAAACAATTCGAGCGTGTCGCGCAGGCGGATATCGTCCGACGGCGGCGCATGGCCGGTCAGCGCGTAATACGATGCCGAGTTATGGTTCTTCATCGGGTGGTGAACGCTGCGCACCAGCGTCACTTTGTCCATCACCTGGGCCAGGCGGGGCAAATGCTCCGAAATCGTCAAGCCCGGCACATGGGTCGCGATGCCGCGATGCGGACCGCGAATGGCCTCGGGAGCGTCGGGCTTCATATCGAACATGTCGATATGGCTCGGTCCGCCGAACTGGTAGAGAAAGATCACGCTTTTGGCGCGCGCGGGCGGGCCGGCCGGCTTATCCGCCGCGCGCAGCACGCGCCGCATGTTGAGGCCGAGCAGCCCCGCGCCGCCGATTGCGAGCGCCTGACGGCGCGAAGCGCGCAGGGACTGGAAACCGCCGCAGGCGAAGCTCGCGCGTTGTTGAGATTCGTTCATTCGTCCGACGGTCCGTTACTGAGAGCCAAAGCAATTTGCGAATGGCGAGCTGTCATTCTGTTCGGCACTGGTGGACAAGCCACCAGTGGCACCCACTTCTCACACGCACTAGCTGGTGGGGATCGCCGGGCAAGCCCGGCGGCTAAATCCTAATACAACGAGGCGTCTTCTTTGCTGACTACCGACTACTGACTACTGACTACTGACTACCGACTACCGACTACCGACTACTATTTTCTCTTCACTGCCCTCTGCCCGCTGCCGACTGCCCGCTCGTTAGTGCCTGAGCAAGAATTCTTTCGCGTTCACCAGGCTCCAGGCGATATCCTCGATCGCCTGTCGCCGATCGGCGGCAGCTTCGACGTATTTTACCGTCGCCTGTAGCTCTTCGTCCGCGGGGGCCCGGGCTAGCGCTGCCCAATAGAGCTCGGTCACCTGCTCGGCCGCGGTCCGCCCATCACCGGCCAGGTGGGCCAAACGCCCTTCGTCGCGCGAAAACAGGTCGTTGACGAGCGGGCCGCTGATCATCTGGAAGGCCTGGCCGAGCGTCGTGCCGGTCGAGCGCTCGCATTCGCAGGAGAGCAGCCGCGGCGGCTTGCCGAAAACCGTGAGAAAATGGTCGTCCATGCTGGGCCGTTCCTCGCGCACACGCACGGCCAGCACGCCGGGCATTTCGCCGGCCCGAATGCCAAGGGGGTAGCCGTTGAACTTCGGTGCGACACCGGCCACCTGGTGCATCGCGTCGAGCAATTGTTCGGCCGATAGCCGGCGGACAAGCGCGTGCGAGAAACTGCGCTCGTCGTCCTCGTTGGTCTCGTTCGGCCGGCTGGCGAGCTGATAAACGCGCGAGTTCATGATCGTACGAATCGTGTGGCGC is from Pirellulales bacterium and encodes:
- a CDS encoding DUF1501 domain-containing protein, translated to MNESQQRASFACGGFQSLRASRRQALAIGGAGLLGLNMRRVLRAADKPAGPPARAKSVIFLYQFGGPSHIDMFDMKPDAPEAIRGPHRGIATHVPGLTISEHLPRLAQVMDKVTLVRSVHHPMKNHNSASYYALTGHAPPSDDIRLRDTLELFPAYGSVVDRLLPGGDEMPSFVAYPYVMRDGEITPGQHASFLGKGHDPLLITEDPNRKSFRLPELSLPKNLSVDRLHDRREIQQLIDRQSHLLDYSAEARGLDSYYERALAMLDSSRVRQAFDLASEPDDVRERYGRTTYGQSCLLARRLVESGVKFVNVYFSNTIGGQSNKSGGWDTHGFNNTRMFPIIEQFHLPLTDRTLPTLLTDLDERGLLDSTLVVWMGEFGRTPKINENISRDHWPGCYTVLLAGGGVRRGFVYGASDKNGARPDRDPVRPDDLAATMFHLLGIDPQTEVHDANDRPLVIAAGSPIAGIIA